Proteins co-encoded in one Bradyrhizobium sp. 170 genomic window:
- a CDS encoding ABC transporter permease, whose translation MNDFDLVRKNLFRRKLRASLMIVSILIAFMIFGVLAGFYRAFTAGEDAAAADRMITVNKINFTQPMPIAYYNRVRAIEGVRQVTFANWFGGYYQDPKNFIMALTIEPNTYFDVYRSEFEVPPEQLQAFMRDRGSAVVGESLAQKWGWKIGDRIPLNSNIFSQKSGGHTWDLTIAGIVKGKAEHVDTNFLLFQYAYFDETRSFGKDTIGWMILQTASPENNDRVAKAIDAMFANSTAETSTDTEKAFGKAFAAQFGNIALIVLLVVGAAFVTILMIVGNTMALSIRERTREIGVLKTLGFSGPRILKMVLGESVLLALLGGIPGLAIAALIAAALRNSLASIAPAFAVSPTIILQGLALMVALGLITGIIPALNAMRLKIATALGRG comes from the coding sequence GTGAACGACTTCGACCTGGTCCGGAAAAACCTGTTCCGCCGCAAATTGCGCGCCAGCCTGATGATCGTGTCGATCCTGATCGCGTTCATGATCTTCGGCGTGCTCGCCGGATTCTACCGCGCCTTCACCGCCGGCGAGGATGCCGCCGCCGCGGACCGGATGATCACCGTCAACAAGATCAACTTCACCCAGCCGATGCCGATCGCCTACTACAATCGCGTGCGCGCGATCGAAGGTGTCCGGCAGGTGACCTTCGCCAACTGGTTCGGCGGCTATTATCAGGACCCGAAAAACTTCATCATGGCGCTCACGATCGAGCCGAACACCTATTTCGACGTTTACCGCAGCGAGTTCGAAGTTCCGCCCGAGCAGCTTCAAGCCTTCATGCGTGACCGTGGCAGCGCGGTGGTCGGTGAAAGCCTGGCGCAGAAGTGGGGCTGGAAGATCGGCGATCGCATCCCTCTTAATAGTAACATCTTCAGCCAGAAGAGCGGCGGCCACACCTGGGACCTCACCATTGCCGGCATCGTCAAGGGCAAGGCCGAGCACGTCGACACCAACTTCCTGCTGTTCCAGTACGCCTATTTCGACGAAACCCGCTCGTTCGGCAAGGACACCATCGGCTGGATGATCCTGCAAACCGCCTCGCCGGAGAACAACGATCGCGTGGCGAAAGCGATCGACGCGATGTTCGCCAATTCCACCGCCGAGACCTCGACCGACACTGAAAAGGCGTTCGGCAAGGCGTTCGCCGCGCAGTTCGGCAACATCGCGCTGATCGTATTGCTGGTGGTTGGCGCGGCCTTCGTCACCATCCTGATGATCGTCGGCAATACCATGGCGCTGTCGATCCGGGAGCGCACCCGCGAGATCGGCGTGCTGAAGACGCTCGGGTTCTCAGGTCCGCGGATCCTTAAAATGGTGCTTGGCGAATCCGTGCTGCTGGCGCTGCTCGGCGGCATTCCCGGGCTGGCGATCGCGGCGCTGATCGCAGCGGCGCTGCGCAACAGCCTCGCCAGCATCGCGCCCGCTTTTGCGGTATCGCCGACGATCATCCTGCAAGGCCTGGCGTTGATGGTCGCGCTTGGGCTGATCACGGGCATCATTCCGGCGCTCAACGCCATGCGGCTCAAAATTGCAACCGCGCTCGGACGGGGATAG
- a CDS encoding ABC transporter ATP-binding protein, producing MVRLTGVAKRFTKGKETISIFDHLDLAIPRGDFIAVMGPSGSGKTTLLNLLGGIDRADAGEIAVADHRIDGLSEGELAAWRAVNIGFIFQFYNLMPMLTAAQNVELPLLLTRLNRKERAERVHTALSVVGLADRIKHRPREMSGGQQQRVAIARAIVSDPNLLLCDEPTGDLDRQSADEILSILQLLNGELGKTIVMVTHDPAAANYAKRVLHLDKGRFVERELAA from the coding sequence ATGGTTCGCCTTACCGGCGTAGCTAAGCGTTTCACCAAGGGCAAGGAGACGATCTCGATCTTCGATCATCTCGACCTTGCTATACCCCGCGGCGATTTCATCGCCGTCATGGGACCCTCCGGCTCAGGCAAGACGACGCTGCTCAATCTGCTCGGCGGCATCGACCGCGCCGACGCCGGTGAGATTGCGGTTGCAGACCACCGCATCGACGGCCTCTCCGAGGGCGAACTCGCCGCCTGGCGGGCCGTCAACATCGGCTTCATCTTCCAGTTCTATAATCTGATGCCGATGCTGACGGCAGCTCAGAACGTCGAACTGCCGCTGTTGCTCACCCGATTGAACCGCAAGGAGCGCGCCGAGCGCGTTCACACCGCGCTTTCCGTGGTCGGGCTCGCCGATCGCATCAAGCACCGTCCGCGCGAAATGTCGGGCGGTCAGCAGCAGCGCGTGGCGATTGCGCGCGCCATCGTCTCGGATCCGAACTTGCTGCTGTGCGACGAACCGACCGGCGATCTCGACCGGCAATCCGCCGACGAGATTCTTTCGATCCTGCAACTGCTCAATGGCGAACTCGGCAAGACCATCGTGATGGTGACGCATGACCCTGCGGCGGCAAACTATGCCAAGCGTGTCCTGCATCTCGACAAGGGCCGCTTCGTCGAACGGGAGCTTGCCGCGTGA
- a CDS encoding efflux RND transporter periplasmic adaptor subunit translates to MAEDKSKLLRSLTIDRSTNKAERPGRRWLPISAAIVACVVAFAAFAAFEFRKQDSPKETASQTAQQPAAQPQTPQQPTTNNKAAGNLAASGYVVARRKATVAAEITGKVVEVFIDEGMTVTEGQIVARLDSVLAERDYELARSRVETADAAVAAITADLEDATRIMSRVQTLSQKNFATEADLTKAQARVGVLSAQLRQAQSQFETARIDAKRSASMLDKHQIRAPFAGVVIDRSAQPGEMISPMSVGGYTRTGICTIVDMDSIEIEVDVNEAFIGRVAPGGAVNAMLDAYPDWTIPASVIAIVPTANREKATVKVRIRFEKKDPRILPDMAVKVNFLGDAKTKGGAETTAAN, encoded by the coding sequence ATGGCCGAAGACAAGAGCAAATTGCTGAGATCGCTGACGATCGATCGCAGCACCAACAAGGCGGAGCGACCTGGTCGCCGCTGGCTGCCGATTTCGGCGGCGATTGTCGCCTGCGTCGTCGCGTTCGCCGCCTTTGCCGCGTTCGAGTTCCGCAAGCAGGATTCCCCCAAGGAGACTGCGTCGCAGACCGCACAGCAGCCCGCCGCGCAGCCGCAGACACCTCAGCAGCCGACAACGAATAACAAGGCGGCCGGCAATCTGGCGGCCTCCGGCTATGTGGTGGCGCGTCGCAAGGCAACCGTTGCGGCCGAGATCACCGGCAAGGTCGTCGAGGTCTTCATCGACGAAGGCATGACGGTGACCGAGGGTCAGATCGTGGCGCGGCTCGACAGCGTGCTTGCCGAAAGGGATTATGAGTTGGCCCGCTCCCGCGTCGAGACGGCCGATGCCGCGGTCGCCGCGATTACCGCTGATCTCGAAGACGCGACCCGGATCATGTCGCGTGTCCAAACACTGTCGCAAAAGAATTTCGCGACCGAGGCCGACCTGACCAAGGCACAGGCCCGGGTCGGCGTGCTCAGTGCGCAATTGCGCCAGGCGCAGTCGCAATTCGAGACCGCCAGGATCGACGCCAAGCGCAGCGCCTCGATGCTCGACAAGCATCAAATCCGCGCGCCGTTCGCCGGCGTCGTCATCGACCGCAGCGCACAGCCTGGCGAAATGATTTCGCCGATGTCGGTTGGTGGCTACACGCGCACCGGCATCTGCACCATCGTCGACATGGATTCGATCGAAATCGAGGTCGACGTCAACGAAGCCTTCATCGGCCGGGTTGCCCCCGGAGGCGCCGTCAACGCAATGCTGGATGCCTATCCGGACTGGACCATTCCCGCCTCTGTCATCGCCATCGTGCCGACTGCGAATCGCGAAAAGGCCACGGTGAAGGTGCGCATCCGCTTCGAAAAGAAAGACCCGCGCATCCTGCCCGACATGGCGGTGAAGGTGAACTTCCTAGGCGACGCCAAGACAAAGGGCGGCGCCGAGACCACCGCCGCGAACTAG